The genomic interval AGAGTAGGTGCATTGAAAGGGTAAGGAGGATAAGTGCAAGGCTGGGAAGAAAAGGATGGGGGGCAGCTCAGGTAGAATTAAAGATAGTGTGGCTATTTAATTCACCCTCTTCAGTGCTCCATTTAGGATTACCACTATTCTTCATCACCAAGTATGTTATCTTCAGTCTCCAGATTTAGTCTTAATCTTACCACAAACTCCAGAGAGATACCTGGATAAGAATAATTGCAGAATATCTTGGAGTCAGCAGCAGCCTGTCTCCAAAAAGCATTCCATTGTACACGATGAAGCTATATTTTGTCCTGGAGCTCCCTCTCCTGGTTCACCGAGGTGGAGGCCCAGAACATTGAAAACGTATATCTAACACTTAAAGGGctgcgtgtgtaggaaggaattgcagatgctggtttaaaccgaagagtgacacaaacagctggagtaactcagcatgtcaggcagcatctctggagaaaaggaataggtgacgtttcgggtcgagacccttcttcagactgagagtcaggggaaaggggaaagggaaacaagagacatgGACgatgatagagagagatagaggacaAATGCATTTATGTATCAATTTTCATTGCTTAGGATTCTGGGCCTGTGTAATGCATTTCCAGTTCTAGTCACCATTGTAATTCCTGTTGAATAAATCTTTTAAAACATCCAATCCAACGTTAAACTAACGGGCTAAAATCCAGCCCAAACAATCATATTTAATTCGTCAAGATACATCATATACCTGCTTTGAATGCATATAGTTGTTTAATTAGTCAGTTTAGGGAATTATTTTTTCtatatgtgtacacacacacacacacacacacacacacacacacacacacacacacacacacacacacacacacacacacacacacacacacacacacacacacacacactcacaaacacacacacgtacacacacacacacacacacacacactctgaatattttttttctctcatttattatatggtttacaatgtttacatattctgttgtgctgctgcaagtaagaatttcattgttctatctgggacatatggcaataaaacactctcgactctctctctctctcttgactcttgattcaaTCTATGGATTTGAGCCCAGCAACAGTTAGGCTGTCGCCTATGTGAAATTACCAAGGAGGTCTGAAgacgagtcccgacccaaaacatcactgatTCATgtgctccagtgatgctgcctgacttactgagctattcttattttgtaaacctgcatctgcagttccttgtggctccatGTTTGTCCAAGCTCTCATTAcacctaataccctctaatcaatGCAGCacgctggtaaatctcttctgaaccctctccaaagccgtcacatcctttctgtaataggGCAAACCTGTTTTCATCAATGTTTTGTTGTTGATTAaagagtaccatgtttacatatctaCTGTGCTGCTGCACACTAGAATCTCATTGTTCCTTTTAAGGccacatgataataaaacactcttgacaaacTCGATGcccttatatttattttattccacCTTTTAACTTTGAATCCCCGTCTACAGTATTAACCTttcccaaaggcctgtttccatgctatctttCATTAAAACCTTAAGGTTCTTAGAAGGATCATTGGGGTAAATgcttagagtcagagttatacagcatggaaatgggcccttccacccaacctgtccatgctgccCCATCTAATCCcgtcccacctgctcgcatttggcccatattccctctaaatctttcctgcccATGTCCCAGtctcaatgtattttaaatgttgttacaataTCGGTCTCAACTACTATGGAATGTTTAACCCCCAAGAGGGTACACAACTAGGTGACATGGTCCCACAAGGCAAGGCCAGGCCAGATGtgctttgataaccatcttcactgtctacattaAAATGTTACTAATCATGCTTTTCACATTCTCTTCTAAATCATTCATATAAAATACAAATAGCAATGGGCCCCGCACCAATCCACcaattccctttttccttccttctcccccccaccccccatcagtctgaagaagggttttggcccaaaacgtcgcctatttccttcgctccatagatgctgctgcacccgctgagtttctccagcatttttgtgtaccctcccgAGGCACATGGCTCCAGTCCGAAAAAGTCTATTACCATGCTCTGCTTTCATGCTATGCAGAGTGGTGCCAGAGCATCACGACTCTTTGCATGCCCGTCCCCAAAGGGaatctgcttcctttcatgaagccaattgtGTATTCAAACAGCCAGCTCTCCCTGGATGCCATGCaatgtaaccttccagagcagctcaCCATACAGAACCTTATCACaggccttgctgaagttcatATAGACTACAGCTTTGCCATTGTTAACCTTCATGGATACTTCttcaaaaacaccaccaaatccatgagacacaatctcccatgaCAAACCACCTTATCTATCCCTAATCAGCATCTATCTATCCAAACGCATATATCTCTTATTGCTCAAAGTCCTCTGCAGTAACTTACCTGGCACAGATGCTCAGCTCCCTGCTTTATATTTTCAGAGCTTTGCAATGAAGCCTTCAATGgaagcacaacattagccacaggTCGGATAAGGTGGGCAAATGACAAGAGGAGAGAGGCTGGGGAAAGCTGAGATGGAAAGTGAAATCAGCAACAATTAGTTAATGAAGatgctgaggaggaggaggggggggggggggggggaggggggggggggtagatagcTTGAAAAAATGCGGTTGGCCTATGAGGGATACAAAGGAGGTGATGATCTTGAAAGTGAAGGATGTAGAACAGTAAAGGGAATAAATGAAGTGTGACTGAACTGATATGGTACAGCAATACAACTGCTGATATAAATCAAACCACTGGGGGGAGCCCTACACTAAAgaggatgcaacacctgtcactatacctcctccctcgactctgtccaaggaccccgacagtcctttcaggttaggcagaggttcacttgcacgtcctccaacctcacctgctgtatccgttgttcaagatgcggactcttatacatcggcgagaccaagtgccaaCTGAACGAtcatttcgcagaacaccttcgctcagcctgcctgaaccaacctgatctcccggttgctggacactttcattctccttcccattccgacacagatctttctgtcttcggtctccaccattgtcagagtgaggctaaaggcaaattggaggaacagcatctcatatttcgcttgggcagcttacagtccagtggaatgcatattgatttctctcacttcaggtagccccggcattccccctctctccctctctctctctatccctcccccacccaagtcacactaacttctcattttcatgctacaaacagcttacaatggcctggttcctttatcatcgttatgcatatctttcattcattgttctttatctctctacatcaccatctatatctctcgtttcccttatccctaaccagtccgaagaagggtctcgacccgaaacgtcacccattcctgccgcctgtcccgctgagttactccagcattttgtgcctatctccggtttaaaccagcatctgcagttccttcttagactgaAGAGGTTTGGATCAGCCAGCTTTACTTTTGTGAAAACTTTCAAGTTTTTGCGTTTGAGAGTTCACAAGTTCTTTGACAATGATAACGTGGAACTGTAGTCATTTTCCCCACAGTGGTATCTGGACCAGTCAGTGCCTGAGGTGTTTGAGGCAGTTCGCCTTTGGATGTTCCTTTAGATCTTGCAAACACCTTCCAGTCATCATACTTGTTCATTCTCATTCCACTTTATCTGCACGTTATGTTCGCTCCTCACGACATTCTACTTTGCAAGGTTGGGTCGTTCACGATTGTGTTTTCCTGTGCCCGATTATAGTGGTCCTAGAATTATACAGAAGAGaaacggaccctttggcccattgagtctttgTTGACCATTTATAACCCTACGACCACTAATCCCACtttattctcccacattcccatcaactttccCCAGATTCGATCCATCACcttggagacaatttacagtgtCCAATTAAACCTATCAACTGGAGatatttggaatgtgtgaggaagccagagcgcccagaggaaacccacgcaattaCAGGGAGAGGAAGCAAACATCACACAGATAGCTCCAGAGGTCAGGACCGACTCCAGATcactggagctgcaaggcagcagtacTACGAACTATACCACCCAAAGAGCATTTTCCTGACTGTATATCAAACCTGGATTGTGGTAATTGGGAGTGCTGAAACACTTCTTCTTGCCATGATATTCCCCATCATGAGCCCAATGTAGGCTCCAGCTTACGTTCCCCACTGAAGAAGTGCTAAGTGTTAGcaatataatgcccctgtcccacttaagaaacctgaacagaaacctctgaagactttgcgccccacccaaggtttccgtgcggttcccggaggttcccggaggtttttgtcagtctgcctacctgcttccactacctgcaacctccgggaaccgcacggaaaccttgggcggggcgcaaagtctccagaggtttccgttcaggtctcctaagtgggacaggggtataactCTCCACATCTTGTCTTTGTACTGATATGGAGATGAACTGTGCAAGAATAACATTAGGACCAACAAATTGAGACAAGGAAGTAATTGAGAATAAACATTTCATTTTATAATCAGACATCAAGTCTGCTGTGCATTTTAGGCAAATTGGACAGGTGCTGATGCTCTGATCAGAGATACAGTACATCTCTAACGACAGTGTATCTAATTATAACGTTTAAAATTCAGTTTTGATGCAATAATCCATGCAAGGTGTAACAGCAAGCGAAGTGGTGGATATTAATACACTAAATGAGCATTTTTCCAGTCAGAATAGAGGAGAAACCCAATAAAGCTGCTGTCTGTCTTTGTGCTGGAGTAAATCCCGTTGTACTCTCCCACCACCACCTGCACCCACACCTGCTCCCCTGGGTTCAGGTGGGTGAGGGCTCCACCCGATAGCGAGACTGGCTTTGGCCAGTTGGCGAAGTACTGGAAAAACGAGGAGATGGTCACATTGTTCTTCATGATGTCAAACTGCAGGCTGGTTCGGAAAACAGTGGAGTGCACCACAAAGTAGTAGAGGCCAGGGATCTCACAGGTAAACTTCCCCGTGGCTGGGTTGTAGTGGTGCTGATCATTGTGCAGAACCACATCGAACTGGACCGGCTCGTCAGTCAGGGGGAAAATGTGCGTCTTGGAGCGTTTGGCGCTGAACGCGGAGTTGAAGCTGGGGGTGCCGGCTCCTTTCACTCCCTTCTCCCCAGGTATCCCATGTATCCCGTCATCACCCAGCTCCCCCTTTGGCCCAGTGTAGCCTGGAAAACAAAAGCATCAATTAGATTATTACAATCAAATTCTTTGGTTCAACCCATCCACCTTGGTGTCCCCATCATTAGGGAAGCGAAGGCCAGCCAACTGGGGATGAAAGCTACTACAATGTTCTATCTACCCATGTCCATATCTCTAAGTCCTCATTATTGATAGGTTTTTCACCTCTGATGCCATGCTGTAATAACCCTGCTCTTTTTCTGCAACATTGACACCTTCTCTAAGTGGCCAGCCAATACCTTAGAACAGAACATTTCCACACAAACAAATTAATCATTTGTTTCATTCATAATGGGAATAGTAAATCTATTGGATGTACCGAGAGCGTTTCATGTAAGGAACTAAGTGAAAAATTTTAGATTGCTGTCACTTTCCTCAGTGGATGAATATTGAAGGATAAGAATTAATTGGATTAGTTTCCCCCAGTAACTTGAGCAGTGGGTTTGTTCAACTGACAATGCCTGAAACTCAGCATTTACCACATTCATAACTTCAGGATCAAaactacattcatttaaaatgctCAGTGGCCACATTTTACCAATTCACGGAGCGTTGGGTTGCACAGAGCAGGAATTAAATAGATTGTGCTCCAAGTCAAGATAGAATTGatacagttgtcttcagttgtcgcaggCTCAGGTAGAAAGTAATTCAGGTGTACACATCTGTTAGATGTGGGCTGTAACTAGTTGTGGGGATGATGCAATTCAGTCAAATAGCATAAAGAAGAAACTGCAAATCAGCATTGCATCACTGTGTTTAACTCCAAAAGATGAATTAAATGTGCAATATGATGCTTTATAAGAAATGGGGCTGGGTAGCATCAGGATCCCTATATTCCTTTAAGAGCTCTGCTTTCTGTCAATCCAGGACTCCAATGCGTCTCCACTCCCTCCACCCCGCCAGCAGTAATAATGCCTTCAGCTGCCTGAGCCTCAGATTTGGAATTCTTTCTGAAACTCTCCTCTGTTAAAATGCTCTTTAAACATCAAACATTGATTGAACTTTTGGTCAGTTTTTACCATCTTCTAAAGAGAGAGAACATCAAATTTGGTTTTACAGTTTGCTGCTGCTGTTATGTGGCTTTAGGCATTTTATATAATTCAGGGCACCCAGCGTACAAATGCAAGCTATTGCTGTTGAATTGTTAACTTGGCTTTACAGGGACTGACTAGCTAGTTACGTTCCAGAAAACCATGTTCTTATTCCACCATCAGGGAAGCTGGTAGCTTGAGTCATCAAACATCAGATGCTTCAAAAACAGGAAAGGAAAAAAATCAGTTTTCTTATAATTAAAGTCTCAGGCtttcggtaggcggcgcgactctcgtctgcagcggcctctgcagtccgtctgcgtttttattattttatgtctatgttttaatgtagtttttgttattttgttggggtatgtgtgtgggggggtgggggtggtgtgggggggggggggggggggggggttggggggttgggggtaacttttaaatctctccctgcacgggagacccgggtctccgttgtcgttggggctgcaacgaggagcggcctccaacaggaagaccgggggctctagtgccgactactcacctcaccgtcgcggagctggccgagtccagagcgggtggagctgtggtggacgctgctgcgacccgacccccggagattcggtggctgcaactgcgggtttggcggacggcaccgggagcccgcgggtccctggagggagtccgcttttcggggcttccgcagcggcgacttctcccgcccgagttgcggggttgaagagcacctggagcggggccttacatcaccgccccgcgcagcttggaatggccgcgggagtttgcgagcgcacgccgggggctctaacatcaagaacccggtgtgcgaccttgcatcacccggcgtggcttaatggccacgggacaattcgccatcgcccgccgggggctttgactatgactctgacatcgggggggggggagagtgcagtggagagataagtttttttggccttccatcacagcgatgtgatggatgtttatgtaaattatgttgtgtcttgggtctatttgtttgtaatgtatggctgcagaaacggcatttcgtttggacctcaaggggtccaaatgacaataaattaaattgtattgtatattgtaggcTGTCTGTGTAAATGAGTTGCACACAAATCACAATGTCCAAGTAAAATTgtagttttagtttcagttttagagatacaacttggaaacagccctttcagcCCGCCAAACCTGCACTGACCAataatccctgtacattaacactatcctacatgcaagggacaatttacaacttttatcgaagccaatcaacctacaagtctttggagtgtgggaagaaaccggagcatccaggcaaaacctacgtggtcacggggagaacgtacaatctccttaCAGCCAGCAGGGATagccagggtcaaacccgggtctctggtgctgtgaggcagcaactctactgctgggctaCCATGCCACGCCTAGAATGTATTGGATCCTTTGAAAAACGATGGGATCGGGGAACAAATAAAGCAGTCCCTGAGGCTTTTTCCAACTTcctttcaaaaataaaataaaaagttaaTCACTCCTGCCTGGCCCCTCACTCCTGCCGACCAAGTTTTAAACTTCCAGCTGGATTTAATTAAGAACAGTAATAAGCGATCAAACCCTGATGCAATGTGGGGGATGGAAATAAGGTGTTTTATTTACAGAAGCTAGCTTTGAACTTGTGTTATAAAGTTGATGCAATCTCTGTTAATCCACTGTAATACTTTAGCCGTCTCTAGCAGATGGCTTCAGATTACATTGACTTATATGAAGCAATGTgtaatggttccactagtgggagagtctaggactagagggcatagcctcagaattaaaggatgttcttttaggaaggaaacatggagacatttctttagtcagagggtggtggatctgtggaattctttgccacagaaggctgtggaggccaagtcaatggatatttttaaggcagatagatagattttccggtttagtcgcgcttgccgcatgcaggtcgcatgctcatgggaccggCTCTTTAAGCTGATGCCACTGTCTGCGAATGCCAAGCGACCACATTGGAATGCCATGGAGAATGAGCACTGGCAATGCAACACGTCATAGGAAACATGTCTGACATGGGAAGGGAATATactggaccttgtgttgggaaacGATTCTGaccaggtgactggtgtttcaggAGAAGGCCAGTTGGGGAAAACAATCACCTCAATAAGTTTTgtgattgttttgaatagggagaaGGCTGAATCTTGCATGAAAGTACTGAATTGGAATAAGGCAAACTACAACATTATTAGACAAGAGCTTTGGAGAATATTGTTATTGGGCATGTCTACATCTGATGTGGGCAAAGACCAGTTGATTGAAATTCAGAACGAGCACTTTTTTCCAAGGATGGAAAAATGAAATACGAGAGGGCatacatagctttaagatgagagggggaaagtttaaagtagatgtgtggggcaactttgtttttgttttttttacacacagatggtggtgagtgcCATGCACACACAGTTGAAACatttatgatagtggcatttaagactcAATTGGATATGCGTATGGATATGGACTATGTGCAGGTACATACGAATGCTCTTGGCGTCATGTTTAGCAGAGACagtgtggactgaagagcctgttcttgtgctgtaatgttctatgacaATCGTGAGTACTATCTTCATCCAAAGAATGCAACTACTCTGAATCTTGCTGTTCTAAAATTACTTTGTAACCTCATTGAAGGGATTGTTTGCTAATTGCACATCTTACTTTTTATATTGCAACCAGGAATGTTACTGAAGCTTACCTGTGTCACCTTTCCCTCCTGGTATTCCAGGCATTCCATCCCTCCCACTTCGCCCATCCCGACCTGCCATCCCTGAATGCCCATTCCGTCCTGGAGTCCCTGGAATTCCTGGCTGACCAGCACAAAATCCAGTAAGTACATTGTCTGCATTGTTGGGCGATGCACATGATAGCAAGCAGAACAGAAAGGACATGACCAGGGGAGTCATGTTGAGGCTTGTGGAGGAAGTCTGACCCTGTAGAGATAAAAGGAACTACATTTAGGCCTTGGCAAGTGTATCTCCCTGCTCCAGAGATCAAATTCAACACCTGAGAAAGGCTACAGTGCAATGTTATGGTCATAGTACAGTATACAACATGTCCTTcatcccaccttgcccatgctaaccTTTATCCCCATATACACTGATCCCATTTGCCTCCTGTAGGCCCATATCTTTGTATGCCTTCCCTATTTAAATACCTGTCTTAATGTCTCTTAAACTTAGTGATTGTATCCAActccatcacctcctctggcCATGAGTTTCAGATATCAATCGTTCTGCATTAAGAAAGCTTTCTCTTCACAttcctttaaaactccttcctcttaCCTTatgcctcttgtttttgatatgtCTACTATGTGAAATTATTCTACTTATCGATACCCCTTATAATGTTAAATACCTCAATCAGGacagccctcagcctccttcactccagggtAAACAAGCATGGTCTATCCAGCCCcagccagccccccccccccacccccataactAAAGTGCTCAATTCAGACATCTTGATGACTCTCCTCTACATTCTCTCCAGCACAACCACTTCCTATTGTGGTGACCAGAAATACACCCAATGTTCCACGTTTGATCAAACCAGTTTTTTTAAGTTGTAAGATAACAACCCTACTTTTCCATTCTATGCCtcaacctatgaaggcaagcatgctatTTGCCTCTTTCACCACTGTGAGTGTAACAGGTTTaaaagcttacaccccagcagtatgaacattgacttctctaacttcaagtagcccttgctttccctctctctacacccccttcccagttctcctaccagacttactgtctccgactacattttatctctgtaccacccactccgctgacatcagtctgaagaagggtctcgatccgaaacgtcgcccattccttctctccagagatgctgcctgtcccgctgggttactccagcattttgtgtctatctttgacattcTTTCATTATGTGAGTGGAATTGTCTTATTTAACAGATTGCTCCAAGCAGGTCAAGGGGAAATTTCATAAAGATGTTTAGAATCATTCCGAATTTTGTAAAAGCAACAAAAAAGAGCTTTCTCTGGCAGGAGGGTCAGTAACAGAGAACACCATTTAAGAAACCAGCAAAAGAAGTAAATGGATGATaagataaaaaaaaaatttaatctgtCAAGTTGTTATGATCTGCCATGCACTGCGTGAAAGGTTAGCGAAGCAGATTCAATGGTTACATTCAAAAGGAAAGTAGACAAAATAAATGCAGTATAATGGGAAAAGGGCTAGGGTGACATGTCTAGTGGATAGTTCTTTGAATAAGCCTCCTATCACCTAAGTGTGAGAATAATGTCTGTACTGTGTGATATTGCCTCTCTTTTAGAGCATTTTAAAACATGTTCCACAAAAATGCATCTTCACTTGCCCATTTCCCCCGAATTTTGGGAAACAGGGTAATATAATGAAGGGGTTGTCAGCGTGGTGTGGTATCGAGAGTGATGCTGCCATTTGCAATCTTTCCTTCTAATGATGTGAATCCCAATGCCTGTTCCTGCCTCTCTGCAATTCATTCCACcctcaatgctgcctgacccaaatcAATGCAGCCCTGCTCCCCATTCTGTGTTGCTGGAGTCAAACCCCTGAATGCTGCCAATTCTTATTCGATCTTATCACAACCcaatgttcagattcagattcagattcaactttaattgtcattgtcagtgtacagtacagagacaacgaaatgctggTCCCAATTTATTGCTACAATGCTGCCAGTGTGAATTCCCTCACCTTACAACTCCAATTCGTCAATCCCTTTCAGCCCAACAATTTGACAATGTCAGTCACATTCACCCTGCCCAAGCACCCCCCAACAAATGAACGCCCTgttctgatgatagacacaaaatgctggagcaactcagcagatcaggcagcatctttggatgaaAAAAAGAATACTGGACGTTTCGAGacagaacccttctccagactccccCTGTTCTGAGGTCCTGCTCTTGACAACATTGTCTCAACATTGTCCATCCTTCAAATCAGCAATGATCTGGCACCAGGCCAACCAGCGGCCAGCCTCTTCCCTCACCAATGGTCCTGTGGCCATTGACTTTGGTAGCTCAGCTTTGGAAAAGGAGGAGCAGGTAGCACACATCTGGCTGAGCAACTGTGCAAAACCCggttgatgtacaccaagtacaaCGTAGCTAGCCAGTGTACAGACCTTCATTGGCACGCTGCATCAGTGCCGTTCTAGTGCACACTTCAAATATCTAAATATATTGACTTCCACTGTCAGCAAACACGAAgggtgaggtgaggagggggcaggTGGATTTGTGAAGAGTGAAAACTGGGAGACTGTTAACGCTCATCACGTGATTTAAGGAACCGTCTGCTTAAACTAGTAATGATCTTTGATTTATCTCATCGGACGGCGATCAAAGAATTAACAGTAGGTAAGACAGTTTTGGTATTGCAACAAGCTGCTGTTCATTGACCGGGGAGCATGGCAGGAATCTGAACCAGGAGTAAGTTGCAGGTTATGAGCCCTCTATTAAATGACTTGAAAGCACCGTCTAACTGTAAAGCCGAGGCTCCTTAATTAAAGGAAATGCAAGCTCAACTCTTATTATTTCTTGTACTGTTTATGAAATGTTTTGACCAAAGCAATCTCAATTCTGCTAATATAAACTCAAACCTGCCACAAAACAAACATGAAACATTCAACTGCCAAAGGGAAGTTCAGACAACCATTTTAAACACATGTAGTGGGAAATAACACACCCAAATAGATCATTCCAACAATGTGCAAAACATCCATCAACATTTTTTTGCCTTAGAAATTAATGT from Amblyraja radiata isolate CabotCenter1 chromosome 33, sAmbRad1.1.pri, whole genome shotgun sequence carries:
- the c1qtnf5 gene encoding complement C1q tumor necrosis factor-related protein 5, which encodes MGQTSSTSLNMTPLVMSFLFCLLSCASPNNADNVLTGFCAGQPGIPGTPGRNGHSGMAGRDGRSGRDGMPGIPGGKGDTGYTGPKGELGDDGIHGIPGEKGVKGAGTPSFNSAFSAKRSKTHIFPLTDEPVQFDVVLHNDQHHYNPATGKFTCEIPGLYYFVVHSTVFRTSLQFDIMKNNVTISSFFQYFANWPKPVSLSGGALTHLNPGEQVWVQVVVGEYNGIYSSTKTDSSFIGFLLYSDWKNAHLVY